The following are encoded together in the Montipora foliosa isolate CH-2021 chromosome 12, ASM3666993v2, whole genome shotgun sequence genome:
- the LOC137979222 gene encoding leucine-rich repeat protein 1-like has translation MRLNCEISILNRLAPSANVRNSTKPARASLAIGRKDSTKSSDGTAAKTVFLLVCTAKERTGTKYKVKENLQQVFSKFLEKGKATIRLKEPPHDLLINKADPSSLKSFLSILKLGDKELQNVKLSGLTPAKACDIEKPKTEMKITRHSDYPLGKPFPTSLKKLSINNCALLRIEVRILQIRGLLCLNLCDNQIKEIPCKMARLSTLSELILNGNRIKKFPPSLCNGIIASSLKVLDLSNNEIRLFPTSFCNFKNLVHLKVNSNQLHALPANIGNLTNLRFLSASHNHLTVLPYSLSKLKLESIDVSENPFLDQNSWNVINTLAFPSLKEYAGIAVKRNRHSYSADLLPLSLCIFLDTAKQCLCGNYCFTSCVHHIIPLNIHQLAHTVVSICPTQSHIPSEGFLCSRRCLQRLQSNKRGMWK, from the exons ATGCGTTTAAATTGTGAAATATCGATTTTAAATCGACTTGCTCCTTCTGCAAACGTACGAAACTCGACCAAGCCAGCTCGCGCTTCTTTAGCTATCGGACGAAAAGACTCAACAAAGTCTAGCGACGGGACAGCAGCAAAGACTGTCTTTCTTTTAGTTTGCACAGCAAAGGAGAGGACTGGTACAAAATACAAG GTAAAAGAAAACCTCCAGCAAGTATTCTCTAAGTTTCTTGAAAAGGGAAAAGCGACAATTCGTTTAAAGGAGCCTCCACATGACCTTTTGATTAACAAG GCAGATCCATCCAGTTTGAAGTCATTTCTGTCCATTCTTAAACTTGGagacaaagaacttcaaaatGTCAAGCTGTCTGGTCTTACTCCTGCAAAGGCATGTGACATTGAAAAAccaaaaactgaaatgaaaatcACACGACACAGCGACTATCCTCTAGGGAAGCCATTTCCAACATCGTTAAAGAAGTTATCCATCAATAACTGCGCACTTCTTCGGATTGAAGTACGCATCCTACAGATCAGAGGCTTGCTATGTTTAAACCTTTGTGATAACCAGATTAAAGAGATTCCATGTAAAATGGCAAGATTATCAACATTGTCTGAACTAATTTTAAATGGGAACAGAATCAAGAAATTCCCACCATCACTGTGTAATGGTATCATAGCTTCATCTTTGAAAGTCCTAGATCTTAGCAATAATGAGATCAGACTTTTTCCCACATCATTCTGCAACTTCAAGAACCTTGTTCATCTGAAAGTAAACAGTAACCAGCTTCATGCATTACCAGCAAATATAGGAAATTTAACAAATCTACGATTTCTTTCTGCAAGCCACAATCATCTCACAGTGTTACCGTACAGTTTATCGAAACTTAAACTAGAATCAATTGATGTGTCTGAAAATCCCTTTCTGGATCAAAACAGTTGGAATGTTATCAACACATTAGCTTTTCCTTCACTAAAGGAATATGCTGGGATAGCTGTCAAGAGGAACAG GCACTCATATTCTGCAGACCTTCTCCCACTCTCGCTATGTATTTTCCTGGACACAGCCAAGCAATGTCTTTGTGGAAATTACTGCTTTACGTCTTGCGTCCATCACATCATACCGCTCAACATTCACCAGCTTGCACATACAGTGGTGTCCATTTGTCCTACACAAAGTCACATTCCATCTGAGGGATTTCTGTGCTCTAGAAGGTGTCTTCAAAGGCTACAAAGCAATAAGAGAGGAATGTGGAAATGA
- the LOC137978436 gene encoding serine/threonine-protein kinase Nek6-like, whose amino-acid sequence MAVRTRLQDQSTDNERFNILTPDSVFAALDHQPGTLQQHCRTFILQAMGLKRLARIVDLPIPKPMVNFLANQLSVDDFFVNRNNLNSNHIAHCVYPAKCLLDMSEVLLKCVPPCLADDRVTSMMEAWKDVSHPNIMDRLVQFNQGGTEIIVYEYPPVPLTDILAEQRSLSRLLPEYLIWKALSEVCSAVKYLNEKGIIYETSNPPERISFDENGLLKLDSGLLYIPSAQDGMNAMAMGDSNTGIYTPPEVLTGQQFRTASQVWLLGCVLYEFATLEPAYQVQGTDMFTALANIMEGRPPPAISDSFSRELKSTIVECLKGNPDQRPKVEELANRATVIMDRMKEGYEGRQIVDL is encoded by the coding sequence atggcggTGAGAACGCGCCTTCAAGACCAGTCCACGGATAACGAAAGGTTCAATATTTTGACTCCTGACAGCGTTTTCGCGGCCTTGGATCACCAACCTGGAACCTTACAGCAGCACTGTCGCACATTCATTTTACAAGCCATGGGTCTTAAGCGACTGGCGCGCATCGTGGACCTTCCGATTCCAAAGCCAATGGTTAACTTTTTAGCCAATCAGCTCTCGGTTGACGATTTTTTTGTCAATCGAAACAACCTGAATTCCAATCATATCGCGCATTGTGTATACCCCGCAAAGTGCCTTCTGGACATGTCTGAGGTCCTGCTAAAATGTGTACCGCCGTGTCTCGCTGACGATCGCGTAACTTCGATGATGGAGGCATGGAAAGACGTGAGCCACCCAAATATTATGGACAGGTTGGTGCAATTTAACCAGGGTGGAACAGAGATCATCGTCTATGAGTACCCTCCAGTTCCTCTCACGGATATTCTGGCCGAGCAACGTAGCCTGAGCAGACTTTTGCCCGAGTATTTAATATGGAAAGCACTCAGCGAGGTATGCTCCGCAGTCAAATATCTCAACGAAAAAGGAATTATCTACGAGACATCGAACCCGCCAGAGCGCATTTCTTTTGACGAAAACGGCCTGTTAAAATTGGACAGTGGCCTGTTGTACATACCATCAGCGCAAGATGGCATGAACGCCATGGCTATGGGGGACAGTAACACGGGTATATATACCCCGCCAGAAGTGTTAACGGGGCAGCAGTTCCGCACTGCCAGCCAGGTATGGCTTCTGGGGTGTGTTTTATACGAATTTGCGACCTTGGAACCCGCCTACCAGGTGCAAGGGACGGATATGTTTACAGCATTGGCGAATATTATGGAAGGCAGGCCACCTCCAGCAATCAGTGACAGTTTCTCCAGAGAGCTGAAAAGTACTATTGTCGAATGCCTTAAGGGTAATCCTGATCAAAGACCAAAAGTTGAGGAGTTAGCCAACAGGGCTACGGTGATCATGGACAGAATGAAAGAGGGATACGAAGGCAGGCAGATTGTGGATCTTTGA